In one Cydia pomonella isolate Wapato2018A unplaced genomic scaffold, ilCydPomo1 PGA_scaffold_117, whole genome shotgun sequence genomic region, the following are encoded:
- the LOC133533208 gene encoding histone H2A: MSGRGKGGKVKGKAKSRSNRAGLQFPVGRIHRLLRKGNYAERVGAGAPVYLAAVMEYLAAEVLELAGNAARDNKKTRIIPRHLQLAIRNDEELNKLLSGVTIAQGGVLPNIQAVLLPKKTEKKA, encoded by the coding sequence ATGTCTGGACGCGGTAAAGGTGGCAAGGTTAAGGGAAAGGCAAAGTCCCGTTCTAACCGTGCCGGACTCCAGTTCCCCGTCGGACGTATCCACAGGCTTCtacggaagggtaactacgcCGAGCGCGTAGGTGCCGGAGCCCCGGTGTACCTCGCCGCCGTCATGGAGTACCTGGCCGCTGAGGTTCTCGAGTTGGCGGGTAACGCCGCCCGCGACAACAAGAAGACCAGGATCATCCCCAGACATCTTCAGCTGGCTATCCGCAACGACGAGGAGTTGAACAAGCTCCTCTCCGGTGTGACCATCGCCCAGGGCGGTGTGCTGCCTAACATTCAGGCCGTGCTCCTGCCCAAGAAGACCGAGAAGAAGGCTTAA